A segment of the Prochlorococcus marinus CUG1438 genome:
TTCTTCTAAATTTTTTGCTCTTAAGAAAAGGTTTATTTTCATTTCTTCATCCAGTAAAAATGGAATTGTCAATTCATTAAGAGAAAGTTTTTTTTCAACTTCCGAAAGTTTATTTTTTATAAGTCGATCATTAGGCTTGAGGTTCAATGCCCACAATATATTTGCCCTAGTATATTCATGAGCACAATATACAAGAGTATTCTTTGGTAAAGACTTGATTCTTTTTAGTGAAGAATACATCTGTTGATAAGTTCCTTCAAAAATCCGGCCACAGCCTCCAGAAAATAATGTATCTCCAATGAAAAGAATAGGATTTCCACTATTCAAAAAGAAAGCAATATGTGAGCTTGTATGCCCTAAAACTTCAATTATTTCTACTTCCTCTCCAAGAATATCCAAAGTCTCTCCATCTTCTACAGATACATTTTGAAAAGGTATTCGCTTTTTTTCTTTGCAGGAAGCAATCACCTTTGAATTTGGCCATCTTTCAATAAGAGACTTCGTCCCTCCAATATGGTCTGAATGATGATGAGTTTGCAAAATAGCCTCTAAGTGAAAATTGTTTTCATCTATGTATCTAATTACTGGTTCGTGTACAGATGGATCTACAACTACAACGGATT
Coding sequences within it:
- the gloB gene encoding hydroxyacylglutathione hydrolase, whose translation is MEFNKARNIIGLRVLSDNIIWLWVKDKSVVVVDPSVHEPVIRYIDENNFHLEAILQTHHHSDHIGGTKSLIERWPNSKVIASCKEKKRIPFQNVSVEDGETLDILGEEVEIIEVLGHTSSHIAFFLNSGNPILFIGDTLFSGGCGRIFEGTYQQMYSSLKRIKSLPKNTLVYCAHEYTRANILWALNLKPNDRLIKNKLSEVEKKLSLNELTIPFLLDEEMKINLFLRAKNLEEFTFLRANKDLWV